In Deltaproteobacteria bacterium, a single genomic region encodes these proteins:
- a CDS encoding NAD-dependent malic enzyme, with translation MTLSPSESYSITMRLEIQNKVGMLGKVTTAIGTAGGDIGAIDLSGHGKGTVIRDITARARGIDHAQEIINTVKQIPGVKVVNVSDRTFLMHLGGKIEVHNKIPVKTRNDLSMAYTPGVARVCMAIHKDVKKSFSLTIRRNAVAIVSDGTAVLGLGDIGPEAAMPVMEGKAMLFKEFGGIDAWPICLNTKDPEEIIRIVKSLEPTFGGINLEDISAPRCFEIEERLKAEMGIPVFHDDQHGTAVVVLAALLNSLKIVKKRIEDMKIVVAGVGAAGVACSKIIMNAGARNIIGVDRVGAIYKGRKQHMNFMKEWYAENANPFNEKGKLSDVIAGADMFIGLAAPGLITVDDLKKMAKDPIVFAMANPDPEIMPEEAASYVRIMATGRSDYPNQINNVLCFPGIFRGSLDSRATCINEEMKLAAAYAIASCVGKEELSEDYIIPSVFNRKVAPIVAKEVSRAAHRTKVARRTSRTYMEIHLD, from the coding sequence ATGACGCTTTCTCCAAGCGAAAGCTACAGCATCACAATGCGGTTGGAGATCCAGAACAAGGTCGGCATGCTCGGCAAGGTGACCACCGCGATCGGTACCGCCGGCGGCGACATCGGGGCGATCGATCTCTCCGGCCACGGGAAGGGAACGGTCATCCGGGATATCACCGCGCGGGCCCGGGGGATCGACCACGCGCAGGAGATCATCAACACCGTGAAGCAGATCCCGGGGGTCAAGGTCGTGAACGTCTCCGACCGGACCTTCCTGATGCACCTCGGCGGCAAGATCGAGGTCCACAACAAGATCCCGGTGAAGACCCGGAACGACCTCTCCATGGCGTACACCCCGGGCGTCGCGCGGGTGTGCATGGCGATCCACAAGGACGTGAAAAAGTCGTTCTCCTTGACGATCCGGAGGAACGCGGTCGCCATCGTTTCGGACGGCACGGCGGTGCTGGGGCTGGGGGACATCGGCCCCGAGGCGGCGATGCCGGTCATGGAAGGGAAGGCGATGCTGTTCAAGGAGTTCGGCGGGATCGACGCCTGGCCGATCTGCCTCAACACGAAGGATCCCGAGGAGATCATCCGGATCGTCAAGTCGCTCGAGCCCACCTTCGGGGGGATCAACCTCGAGGATATCTCCGCGCCGCGCTGCTTCGAGATCGAAGAGCGCCTGAAGGCCGAGATGGGGATCCCGGTCTTCCACGACGACCAGCACGGGACGGCGGTGGTCGTGCTGGCCGCGCTGCTCAACTCCCTCAAGATCGTCAAGAAGCGGATCGAGGACATGAAGATCGTGGTGGCGGGCGTCGGGGCCGCCGGGGTGGCGTGCAGCAAGATCATCATGAACGCCGGCGCGCGCAACATCATCGGGGTGGACCGCGTGGGGGCGATCTACAAGGGGCGCAAGCAGCACATGAACTTCATGAAGGAGTGGTACGCCGAGAACGCGAACCCGTTCAATGAGAAGGGGAAGCTCTCGGACGTGATCGCGGGCGCCGACATGTTCATCGGCCTGGCGGCCCCGGGGCTCATCACGGTGGACGACCTGAAGAAGATGGCGAAGGACCCGATCGTCTTCGCCATGGCGAACCCCGACCCGGAGATCATGCCCGAGGAGGCGGCGTCCTACGTGCGGATCATGGCGACGGGGCGCTCCGACTACCCGAACCAGATCAACAACGTCCTGTGCTTCCCGGGGATCTTCCGCGGGTCGCTCGATTCGCGGGCCACGTGCATCAACGAGGAGATGAAGCTCGCCGCGGCGTACGCGATCGCCTCGTGCGTCGGCAAGGAGGAGCTCTCCGAGGATTACATCATTCCGTCGGTCTTCAACCGGAAGGTCGCGCCGATCGTCGCCAAGGAGGTCTCCCGCGCCGCGCACCGGACCAAGGTCGCCCGCCGTACCTCCAGGACCTACATGGAAATCCACCTCGACTGA